GAGATACTGTTTTTGTCACCGATCTCCGAGGAAATTTCATAGCAGTAGGATTGGCCGCTGTGTCATCTGAAGACTTCTCCAAGTCAAACCCCGGAGAAGCAGTTCAGACTATTCATTATCCAGGAGATAAGATCATTAAAGAATTTTATGCCATTTGAAATATCAAGCTTTGTTAGTCATTTATTGGGGTTGATTTCATTTTTATTAGCACAAGAGATTTGTGCGTGCACCTTATTAATCAGCGGGGAATTTTCCCAACTAACAGGCATCGATTCGCAAATAAAGGTGGAAGGCAATAAGGCAAGCACATTTTCCGGAAAAAAGGTATGCCGTGAGCCGGGATTGAACCAGCGACCTCCAGATCTTCAGTCTGGCGCTCTCCCAACTGAGCTATCACGGCCTTCGTTTAGGATATGTTAGCGTTATTTAACACTTCCATTGATATTTGGTGTTAAAAGAAACAGGGCGAACGATATTTATTATATGTAGCTATTAGCCTTACTTATATGATACCTGGCGGAATGAACTCAAAAGAAGTAAAGAGAATGATGGCACAAATGGGCATTAAATCTACAGAAATGCCTGACGTAAAAACAGTCATTTTAAAGGGTACAAATAAGGACTACTCAATAACCAATGCTCAGGTTACTATGATAGAAGCGCAGGGTGTTAAGACCTTTCAGATACTCGGAAATTTTAAGGAGATAGCCAAAACAGATACCGAAAAACAAGTTGTAGGATTCCCGGAGGAGGATGTAAGTTTGGTTATGGAGCAGACGTCCTCGTCACGGGAAAAGGCAATAGAAGCACTCAAGAAAAACGACGGAGAACCTGCAAGAGCTATACTGGACCTAATGCAAAAATGATCAACAGAGAAGAAATTCTAAGGCGATGGAAGCCCGATGAAGCAGAGAAAAAGAAATTACATGATATTTCCAACGATTTGATAGCAAAAATTAAAAAGATACTTCTGAGAGAGAAGATCGATGCCGAACCGTTGGTCGTTGGTTCTGTTGCGAAGCATACAAATGTCAAGGGTGGAGATATAGATATTTTCATTGTATTCAGCAGGAGTTATTCCGAGAAAGACATCGGAAAACTGGGCCTGAAGATCGGACATGAGGTGCTTGTGGATGGAAGGGAAAAATATGCAGAGCATCCATACGTTTCTGGAACAATTGACGGGGTAAAAATTGACCTTGTGCCATGCCTGAGGATAGAGAAAAATTCAAAGATTATAAGTTCTGTAGACAGAACTCCTTTGCATACTCAGTATGTCCTGGAAAATTTAGCAAAAAATCAGGCGGATGAAGTCCTTCTCCTGAAGGCTTTCATGAAATCTGTGGGCGTCTATGGGTCTGAAATCAAGGTTTCCGGATTTTCAGGTTACATATGTGAACTTCTCGTCATTCATCTTGGTACATTTGAGAATGTGATCCAGATGTTTGCAACAAGCAGGGGAAGAATACTGATTCCAGAAGATGTGGAAAATGAGAAGAAGTTTTTGTCTCCTGTTGTGATAATAGATCCGATAGATGTTAACAGAAATGCATCTGCTGCTGTCAGCCTCGAAAACCTTTCGAAGATGAAGATAGAATCAAGATTATTTCTTCAAGATCAATCCATGAAATTTTTCAGTGGTCCCTTACCTGTTAAACCATCGCAGTACAGGGATCGGGGGGCATTCATGAGAATTTTCAGGCTCCAGAGACCAGATCTCGTAGATGACATAATATATAGCCAGGCAAATAGATTTCAGCAACAACTCACGGACCTTTTATCCTCGAAAGGCTTTTATCCGGTTTCATCAGAACTTTCTGTTTCCGCTGAATTTATAGATGTAGCAATTGAGACAAAACTTGTCGACCTTCCAGGAACAAGGGTACACATGGGCCCCCCGGTTGACGATGAGCGGGCCAAAGATTACATAGCACGATGGTCAAACAACAATGCGTTAAGAGGGCCATATGTCTTAGGAGATCGCCTTGCCGTGGATGTTTCAGTAGAACCGAGAACTCTGGAGGAAACAGTTAGGTTGGAACTGCCAAGGCTCAACATAGGCAAACATCTAAATCCACTGAAGAAAAAATTGATCATCATTGACCCGTCAAAGACAAAAGCCAGATATGAGGTACTGGGAAAATTTTACTCAAGAAAAATTTTGATTTGATGTTATCCCCCAGAAAATACCTCCAGCAGAGACACATCATCGTCAGGAAGTATGACATCATTTCCAATGAGTGGCACACCGTTCCTAATGCACACAAAGGATTGTTCCGATAATTTCAATTTAGAAAAGAGATCAGCCACACTCATCTCCCTGTCTATGGGCACTGTTGATCTATTTCTTCCTATTATTGTAACTGCCAAATCCATCACCACCATTTTTATAAGTAGCCCCGAGCAGATTTGAACTGCTGTCAACGGATCCAAAGTCCGGTATGCTTGGCCACTACACTACGGGGCTAGGTGTCCATAAAAATAGCACTGTCATATTAAAGCTTAACTGGGAAAAATGGACAAAAATCAGAACGACATCATCTTCTTGGCGTTCTTTTTTACTCTTCTCCATAACCCACTGGTGTACCTTTCACTCTCGGACACCTTGCCTCTTTCATGGTAGCCGTATTGCTCCCAGTATCCATCTTCATAATCACTTATCAGCTCAATTTGGGTCAGCCATTTCGCGCTTTTCCAGCCATACAGTTCTGGTATGAAAGGCCTTGCCGGGAAACCCTGTTCGACTCTAAGTGTTTGTTCATTCATCTTAAGCGCAATTATAGATTTTTCATCCATTGCATATTCTATCGGAACGGGAGTGCTGTATCCTTCAGCACACCTGAACATAACCCATCCCGCATCATCCTTCGGCTCTGAATCAATGATGATTTTTCTCAGGCTCGGGCCGGACCATTTTACTTTCTTTATGCTCCATGCTGTTACACAGTTGAAGTCGCTATAATATTCAAGTTGTGGCATGCTTGAAATTTCCTTATAAGAGTACTTTCTGGGCTTATCAACAAGTCCAGTGAGTTCCAGGCCCCATTTATCTTTGTTTATCTCAGGTTCACCGAGGGCGGAATATATGATCCAATCGTTTATGTACCTCTGTCCAGGATTTGGAACATGAATTTCTTCTTGATCCATTAAAATGAAATATTATCACATAAATAAGGATATTGTGAAACCAGATGCTAATGTGCGTTTGCATTTGTGTGGGATTGATCGGAGTTGTAGAAGGTACCTTGTAGTTCGCATGAAATAGGCAAAATTTATGTCAATTGTTAGGCTTAACTGCCATAAGTGATTTTTATGGAGTCTGCACAGTTAAAAAGGATCGAAGACATTGCACGCACAATTGGTCTTAATGATGACGAGTTTGAGAAATATGGAAATTATATGGCAAAGGTCTCGCTGAGCGTCCTTGAACGAGTGAAAAACAAGAAGAAGGGTAAATTAATCCTTGTCACTGCAATCAGCCCAACGAAGGAAGGCGAGGGTAAGACTACAACGGCTATAGGGCTAGCCCAGGGTTTCCAGAAATTAGGAAAGAAGGCGTGTATAGCTATCAGAGAGCCTTCTCTGGGCCCATGCTTCGGTATCAAAGGCGGCGCTACCGGTGGGGGATTGGCTAAGGTCGAACCAAGTGACAGAATAAACTTGATCTTCACTTCAGATTTTCCCTCGGTTTCTGCTGCACATAATCTTCTCTCATCAATGATTAACAACCACATCTACTTCAACAAGGAACCAAGACTAGATCCAAGGAAAGTCGTATTTCCAAGAACCGTGGATATGAACGATCGATCCCTCAGGGATATAATCATCGGATCAGGTGGTTCAGAAACTGGAGTACTCATGAAGGACCAGTTCGTTATCACAGCTGCTTCGGAGATAATGGCAATTCTTGGCCTTTCAACAAGCTACAAGGATCTGAAAGAGAGGCTATCGAGGATTCTAGTTGGATACACTTTCGACGGATCCCCTGTTTACGCATCGGATCTGAATGCCCAGGGTGCTATGGCTGCCCTTCTCAGGGACGCGCTGCTCCCCAATCTTGTTCAGTCTACTGAGGGTGTTCCAGCCTTTGTGCATATCGGGCCATTTGGCAATATAGCGCATGGGACATCCAGCATAATCGCCGACAAGATGGCACTTGGGCTCACAGATTACCTAATTACCGAAGCAGGCTTTGGCTCTGAGCTTGGCGCCGAGAAGTTTTTCGATATGGTGACTCGAATCGGGGATCTTCCGATCGATGGTGTCGTAATAGTTGCAACAATAAGAGCCTTGAAACTCCATTCTGGAATGCAGGAAGGTAAGGCCGATCCAGTTGAGATGCTTTCAAAAGGATCTGAGAATCTCTTGAAACATGTTGACATAATAAGGAATTTTGGTGTCGATCCGGTTGTGGCAATAAACAGGTTTCCCTCGGATACTAAGGAAGAGATCGATACGCTTGAAAGCATACTCAAAGAAAAAAAGATTGAATGGTCTTTATCAGAAGGGTTTGCCAAAGGGGGTAACGGAACAGTGGATCTTGCTACAAAGGTTATAGACAAAATTTCTGCCGGAAACGCTCCATTGAACAGAACTTACGCGGAGAGCGATACCGTAAAGGATAAGATCATCAAGATTGCAAAACAGGTGTACGGTGCAACCGATGTGGTATTTGAAAAACAGGCGACAAGAGACCTGCGTAATTTATCCCTCACAGGGATGGACAAAGCTTACGTCTGCATGGCAAAAACCCAGTACTCCGTAACGGACGATCCAGCCAAGCTTGGATGGCCGAAAGATTTTATCGTCACAGTGAAGAAAATCTCGGTTTCTTCTGGTGCAGGATTCGTTGTTCCAATGCTGGGCGATATAATGACTATGCCAGGGCTTCCAAAAATTCCTGCAGCAGAAAAAATAGATCTAACAGATGATGGCGAGATCACGGGTCTGTCTTAGGTGCAAGTATTAGAATAATGGCATAATACAGCACGAAAATGAGTTCAAGAATACGTTTCGAAGAAGCTGGCCGTATAGGGGATCTAGCAATTAGGAATAGGATTGTTATGGCCCCGATGATCTCCAATCTTGCCAACCCAGATGGATCTACGAACGAGACACACATTTCATATTTGCGGGAAAGAGCCATCGGTGGGACCGGTCTAATAATCACAGAGTACACTTACGTCGACAATGTAAATTCAAAGGGATCGCGCAATGAGCTCGGTATATATTCAACAGATTTCATTCCAAAACTGAGGAGACTTACAGAGATTGTTCACAATGAAGGTTCTAAGATTTTCATACAGCTCGTCCATGCGGGTGGCAAGGCTTTAGAATATTCTGAAAAATCTATGGCACCGAGTAGCGTAAACTACCAGGGCAAAGTGCCGAGAGAAATGAAGACAGACGATATTGAACGTGTGACATCGGCGTTTGCACGGGCTGCAAAAACAGCTGAAAGGGCGAACTTTGATGGCATTGAACTTCACGGTGCCCATGGCTATCTTCTTCAAGAATTCATTTCTCCGTCCCTGAACAGGAGAACCGATAAATACGGTGGTGATTTTGACAACAGGATAAGGTTCCCCCAGGAAGTAATAGATGCAGTCAAGTCTGAAATAAAGATTCCTGTAGGGATAAGACTTAGCCTATATGAAGACGATCCGGATGGGTACGGCCCTGAATATGGCCTGAGGGTTGCGGAATCCCTGAAAGGAATAGATTATGTGCATTTTTCGGCTGGTAGGTTCGCAGCTCCTGGATCTTCTGCATCCTTTTATAGCCCTAAGGCACATATATATTCAAGGCTGCCCAGGAAACCGCGGGTGACTTCCATTGTAGTTGGTTCTGTGACTTCACTGGAAGATGTTAACGCAGTGCTAGAACGCTCTGATTTTGTATCTGTAGGAAGGGGCCTTTTGGCCGACCCCCACTTTGTTAAAAGATTGAGCAATGGTAAAGACATAAGGCCATGTATCAGGTGTAACCAGGCATGCAGAGATCTTTCCTTTGGTGAGGTGAGGTGTACAGTGAACGTAGACCTTGGCTTTGAAAGGATGCCATATTTTATGGGCAGTCTCAAAGGAGAAATATCCATAATCGGAGGAGGTGTCAAAGGCATCGAAGCAGCGATAACTGCTGCAAGGGCAGGCCTAAAAGTAGCACTATATGAGCAGAGAGAAAGGATTGGTGGACAGATACTAGATATTTACGATCCGTTCAAGAAGAAAGAATTCCACGTCCTTCTTAACTATTATGAAAATGTTCTTAAAAATCTTGGAATTGAAATGCACATTAATGAGCGATATACAGGGAAAGGCCTTTACTGCCTACCAGATGTGTCATATGGGCATATTCCTGGGAATTCGGAAATAACAATAAATTCGAATATTTATCAGCACCATGATGAGGCGCTTAGCATTGCCAAAAGTTCAAATGTGAAGATGACAAGGGCGAGTCTCTCATCGCTGGATAGGGCGAGGGCCGCTGGTTTTGAGCTCTATGCAACTTCTATCGGGATAAGGCTTATCGACTCAAAAAAAGGAGACATAAACATAATCGAAAAAGATCAATATGATATAAGGAAGGCAATAATATCCGGAAGGAGGATCGTCATGGAAGAGCTCAGGATGAATTCTCCTGATTATCTCTAGACATTCTTCTGGCTCTCCGTTCAGCTCGTTCTCTTACTTGCTGCAATTCGGATTTTTCTTCATCCGTAAGCTCAAACTTTTCTGTAAGTTTATCCTTTATGAATTCCGGCGGGATTCCTGAAGTCAAAAAAACTTCATTCGTCGCTTTGTAGACAAACTGTCCAGATTCTCTGAGTCCCTTCACGTCAATCTCTACGACAATAGGATCTGAGACATGGAACATCCCTGAAACATACGCCTGCCTTTGAGCAAGGGACAGATGTACCCATGTCTTGTCTGATGGTGAGATACCTGATTCCATGATAAATGGCAATTCATCTTCAGTGGTCTGGTAATAAAGAATATCAGGTACGTCATCCGTCGGAAGATCATCCATGTTAACCGGGATCGTGTGTCCGTAGGCTGCCCTTATCTCATCCTTTGAATTAATCTGGTATCTCTGCTTTGGATCGGTATCCACTATGTACTTTATGTGGGTTGGAGTGACCCACCAGTAGTTTCTCCTCTGCGCCCTTATAACCGGGATAACGGTGTAGATTTTTGCCCACCCGTGCTCATTCAGCTTTATTCCATAATTATCTGGAAAGTGTCTGAGCATTCCAGCGAGTACTCGACCTATGCCTTCAACTTCCTCTTCTCTTATCAGAAGTTTCCCATGCTCACCACAAACAGGACATATCTTTCCCCTGAATGGCCCGTCCTTGCTGCATATACGTAATTCATCATTCATATTATCACTTCAACACTGCTATATTATACATGAGTGATTGCATAGTAACATTATGATTTTTTCCATGGCAGGCGGCAATGTTTTTAGAATAACTGGTCAAACTTAAGAAAGACGCCTAAAGCCATTCCCTGATCTCATCAGAGATAGGTTTCGCAACAGAAATTCTGCTAAACGGTGTGGCTAGCGTATCAGAAACCGCCAGATCATCTACAAGTGAACTTATCCTTTCACTAGAGGAGTGGGCGAAAACACCATGTGTGCCGGATACTTTAATCTTCGATGCACCCATTGATCTCAGCAACCCCACCGCCTTGATGATTGTTCCACCTGTAGAGATAATGTCATCAACCAGAAGTACAGATTTATTGTTAAAATCCAGTGCTGGTGGTTCCATTTCAACAGTGTTTGCGTCTATTCTTTTTTTGTTGAAGAAAGAAAAATCACAATTTAGCAATTTGGCGTAATCCTTCGCTCTATCCAGGCTTCCGTCATCTGGCGAAATGACGTAGTCCCACTTTTCCCTGGAAAAATAATCACTCATAGCCGGGATGACTTTTATGTTTTTAAACGCCTTATTAGTGAAACCAATGCTCTCTTCATCGTGAATTTCTACTGTAGCCATATAGTCACTGAATTCAGCAATGGTACGTACCATTACCTTTGAGGATATGGCTTCTCCAGACTTGTATATCTTATGCTGGCGTGCATAAGAAAAATAAGGGATAACAGCTATGACTTTTTCTGCCCCATTTTCTTTTGCAGCGTCAAGTGAAAATAACAGCTTAAAGTACTCTTCAAATGTTCTGGTATGGCCAACTACAATAACGGTCTCATCCTTCAGATTTTCATCTATCCTGAGATGGAATTCTTCGTCCGGAAACTTATCTACAGCAGGCTCAGTAAAACGGCAATTCAACTGCTCAGATATGCGTAATGAAAGTGAAGGCGAGGAATCCGCTCCAATAACAAGCATTATACCACCCTATGCTAGTTCTTTTTTAAATTTTGTTCTCCTGGATCTGGGCGATCAAAAAATCACTCATAATTGGAAATTGGATGCAGAATAGAATTCAACGGTAAGGTTATCATCTTTTGACGCGGATCCGACTGCTTGATCAGATGTCTTCGATACTATACCATTTCTAGATCTCTAAGATGCAATCCTGAACACTTTTTTTTTGGAAAATAGCTTTCCGCTACGCTTCCTCATCATAAAACCCTACAAACCATTTTTAAAAGGAATACGATTTAGGAATATATGTCAAAAAAGATCTGGTACCAGGGTGAGATTAAAAATTATGAAGACGTGAAAGTGACCCTACTGACGCACACTTTGCAGTACGGCAGTGGAATATTCGAAGGCATTAGGGCCTATAAAACTGATAAAGGAACAGCAATATTTAGGTTGAAGGATCATATAGAAAGATTCTTGAATTCTGCAAAGATATTGCGAATAAATATTGGTTTTACCGTCGCCGAGCTCATGGATGCAACAGTTGAAGTCGTTAAAGAGAATGGTTTTGAATCTTGTTACATCAGACCTTTTGCCTTCCATGAAAGTGATGGAATCGGTGTCAAACCGAAAACCGATGACATACGCGTCGCAATTATTGCGGTTCCCTTCGGGAAGTACCTTGGTGACAAATCCGTTAACGGTATCAGAGCGAAGATATCTTCGTGGAAGAGGATAAATTCAGATGTTATGTCTGTTCAGGCAAAGGCAACGGGCAACTATTTGAATTCTGTTTTGGCGAGTTCAGAAGCTATGGATGGGGGCTACGATGAGGCAATTTTGACATCTCACAGCGGTTACCTCGCAGAAGGTCCCGGAGAGAACATAATGCTAGTCAAAAACGGAAGAGTAATCACGCCTGGAATCGAGTCAGATATACTGCTTGGTATCACTAGGTATTCTATCATCGACCTTTGCGAAAGCCTTGGAATACCTCTGGTAGAAAGGCATGTACATAAAGATGAGCTTTTCACTGCAGATGAAGTTTTCTTCTGCGGAACCGCTGCAGAAATTACGCCCATAGTCAATGTCGATAATATCGTGATAGGCAACGGCAAAGTTGGGCCCATCACCTCAAAGCTCATGCAGGAATACGCAAACGTGACCGCCGGAAAAAATAAGAAATTTGATAAGTGGCTCACTTATGTTAAATAGATTAATTTTTTAATCTTTTGGCGCCATATTTATTTAGGTTTTAGGCATAAGGAATAGACGTATCTGAAACTTATTTTGAAGTATTTCATCTAGTTTGTGAGGTTTGTCGTCTGGAGGCTGATTTTATGAAACCATCGAAACTTAAAAACGGAGCAAACATAAGAATAATAGCACCTGCGAGTGCTCCTAGTCTCAGGAGCTTAACAATAGGGGTTTCAAAGCTTACGGATCTCGGATACCGAGTAACGTTGGGGGATAACATACGTAAGACAAAACAGATAGGATATCTGTCAGCATCGGATCAAGACCGGGCAAATGAGCTAAATAGAGCTTTTGCCGATGATAGTGTCGATGCTGTATTTTGCGCCAGAGGTGGTTACGGATCATTGAGGATACTTCCGCTGATAGATTTTGATATCATAAAGGATCATCCGAAGATTTTTGTTGGATACAGTGACATCACAGCTCTACACATGGCAATAGGAAAGAAAACGGATCTTATTACGTTCCATGGTCCAATGCCTGGAGTTGATTTTGAGCAAAAGATTCCGAAGACTATCGATGAGATGTTTAAACTTCTTCGCGGTGAAACGCTGGACCTCACACCGCAAATATCCAGAATTCTAGGTACAGTTGTTGAAGGGGAAACGAGTGGTATAAGCGCAGGAACCAATTTCTCCCTTGTGACTTCACTCTTTGGAACTGAGTTTCAACTCATACCGAACAGGAGGATTTTATTTCTAGAAGATGTCGCCACAAGCATACTTGATATAGATCGTTATATGGCTGAGCTCTTGCTTTCCAAGACACTCTACCAGCTCAAGGGCATGGTATTCGGGGACTTTGTGGAGATACCTCGTGAAGACTGGCCTGTACCTTCACTCAAAGAGGTAATTTACAACTACGTTAACAAAATGAAAAAACCGATAATTTACGGTATGCCGTTCGGCCATGGTGAAGATCAAATGACCATCCCGTTGAATGCTGAGATACGTATTTCTACAGAGGACAGCAATCTAGTACTTTTGGAGGACGTGGTTGATTAAAATTTACTAATTTATCAGAGATCTTTACCAACCATCAATATGTTTCTTGTCAGATCGTGTGCTGTAAACCCAATGTCAACAATTCAGCCCATTTTACCAAAAATATCACCCGTGCAATGTCGTCTCTACTTTTGTTATGAGGTAAAGGCTCACTTGGTTTTGAACCGACCAAGGCGCTGAAAACCTTTAATTAACTTGATTCCCATTCAACTCCTACTTCATGTTTAGAGATTTCGAAAAAAGGATCAAGACAAGGCTAACTGCTGATAACTATTCTGTCGCCATAGCCCTGACTCTTTCGGCAATTTTCTTTACGGTATATTCGTATTTTTCAATATTGAGGTATTTTTCACTTAACGCCACTGCATGGGATCTTGGTGTGCATCTCCAGGCGTTAAATAATGCATTCAGTACCAAACCATTCTATTCCTCACTTTTGGGGGAAAGCTTGATGGGGCAGCATTTTCAGCCGTTTGCATACATAGTCCTTATATTTTATAAGGTTGCTCCAAGTCCAATAACACTTCTCGTGATCCAGAGCTTTTTCGTGGCCTTTGCCGGATTTTTCCTTTATGATATTTCAAACCGAATCCTTAGAAAAATGTATGGAGATAACAAACTAGCTCAAATGTTTCCAGCGATTTTGACATTTTCCTTTCTCATTTCGCCGTTTACTTTTAGTCCGGTTCTCTTTGACTTCCATTACCTCGCCTTATTACCATTCTTTTATTTTATTACAATTGATTCTTTCCTTGCCGGAAAGAAACTTCTTCATATTATTGGACTAGCTTTCATAATTTCTTTACATTCAAATTTTGTATACATTGTTGCCTGTATTCTTGTATTCGAACTCATACTCATAATGTCGCAGAAGAAGCACGGATACTTTCTAGGATGGAATCCAGAAAGGAAAATGACTTATTACCTCAAGATAACGGCTGTTTCAGTCGTCGTGTTATACTTCTATCTGGTACTTGCCGGTTTTGCAAAAGGCGTATACCTTGGTGCACCACATTTCTCATTTTTACCAGGAACCGGTGAAGCCGGGGCACCATCGTCCACACCTCTCGGACTTCTTTTATCAATTTTCAGATCTCCTGATAAAGTCGTAGGGCTTCTAAAATCCAACTATCTGAGCAAGGTTTATTTCTTTATGCTCGTCATAGGTACCACCGGAATAATATCAATTATTTATCTGCCAGCGCTCATCCCTATTTTACCGTATATTATGTACGCGGTTTTTTCAAGCTATGGCCCATACTATCAGCTCGGCTACCAATACACCGCCATGATAGAACCCATGTTCTATGTGTCTGCTGCACTCTCTGTTTTATGGCTTATGAAGACTGTGCCAAAAATTAGATATGCAAAGTTAAGGAATATTCTTAAGAGGTATTCTATTGGCATCTCATTATTTCTTGTAGTTGCAATACTTATAGCGATTCCTTTCAGTCCTGTTTCCCCAAACAGTATATATCATGCTGGAAAACTTGGGCCTCTGCCTAATCTCAGAAACTTTGAAGTTACTCCGGCTACTGATCTGATCTTCGAGATAGGAAACGAATTGCCCCGAAATGCATCTCTGTTGACCCAAAATAACCTGGAACCATATTTTCCAAGTTATGTTAATGTGGACGCTACACCTTACTCTCCAACCGTTGTACCGAACGTTTCGAATTTCACCTATTTAGTTATAGAAACGTCAAATTTTTGGTCGTCATATTCACCAACTATACCCAGTTTGTATCAGTATACCAATTACTATCTTCAACAAGGATGGAGTGTTCTTGCGGAAAGCGGGCCCTACTCAATATTAGCTATCCAAAAACAACATACAGATTCTCCCTTAAAGTTTCAGCCTACAAAGCAAAACACGAGTTTTCATTACATTTCTAATACAGTCAATAATTCAACAAATACGAGCATTATCAACGGTAGCTTTGACACTGGTACATTATTCCCAGGTAATTATACGGTCAACCTAACTTCTTACAACGTAGCAAAAAATTTCCATTACAACATAACCGTGAATGCTTCCGGAGTTCTCAACACAATCCCTAATTCGTCGGAAATCTATTACAACTTCACAATTAGCGGAAATGGTCAGATGT
This is a stretch of genomic DNA from Thermoplasmatales archaeon. It encodes these proteins:
- a CDS encoding LD-carboxypeptidase, translated to MKPSKLKNGANIRIIAPASAPSLRSLTIGVSKLTDLGYRVTLGDNIRKTKQIGYLSASDQDRANELNRAFADDSVDAVFCARGGYGSLRILPLIDFDIIKDHPKIFVGYSDITALHMAIGKKTDLITFHGPMPGVDFEQKIPKTIDEMFKLLRGETLDLTPQISRILGTVVEGETSGISAGTNFSLVTSLFGTEFQLIPNRRILFLEDVATSILDIDRYMAELLLSKTLYQLKGMVFGDFVEIPREDWPVPSLKEVIYNYVNKMKKPIIYGMPFGHGEDQMTIPLNAEIRISTEDSNLVLLEDVVD
- a CDS encoding DUF2079 domain-containing protein — encoded protein: MFRDFEKRIKTRLTADNYSVAIALTLSAIFFTVYSYFSILRYFSLNATAWDLGVHLQALNNAFSTKPFYSSLLGESLMGQHFQPFAYIVLIFYKVAPSPITLLVIQSFFVAFAGFFLYDISNRILRKMYGDNKLAQMFPAILTFSFLISPFTFSPVLFDFHYLALLPFFYFITIDSFLAGKKLLHIIGLAFIISLHSNFVYIVACILVFELILIMSQKKHGYFLGWNPERKMTYYLKITAVSVVVLYFYLVLAGFAKGVYLGAPHFSFLPGTGEAGAPSSTPLGLLLSIFRSPDKVVGLLKSNYLSKVYFFMLVIGTTGIISIIYLPALIPILPYIMYAVFSSYGPYYQLGYQYTAMIEPMFYVSAALSVLWLMKTVPKIRYAKLRNILKRYSIGISLFLVVAILIAIPFSPVSPNSIYHAGKLGPLPNLRNFEVTPATDLIFEIGNELPRNASLLTQNNLEPYFPSYVNVDATPYSPTVVPNVSNFTYLVIETSNFWSSYSPTIPSLYQYTNYYLQQGWSVLAESGPYSILAIQKQHTDSPLKFQPTKQNTSFHYISNTVNNSTNTSIINGSFDTGTLFPGNYTVNLTSYNVAKNFHYNITVNASGVLNTIPNSSEIYYNFTISGNGQMSFRFDNKFLLGSLGFRITITSKEQIPKLSSVSILQTSL